A portion of the Bacillus sp. es.034 genome contains these proteins:
- a CDS encoding MetQ/NlpA family ABC transporter substrate-binding protein has protein sequence MKKSISLASIAILLFTLLLSGCSGNSASGSGDKEVVKVGVNGSGVPIWEYMKEKAAKEGIDIEIVEFADYVRPNQALADGDIDLNAFQTISYFDSFVEEHNLDLVPIGSTIIAPMGIYSEKYKSVEDLPKGSTVAVPQEATNLGRALLLLDEAGLIKLKEGFDQSQGLEAIKENPKNLEFTPVVAAQTPRVLPDVAASIINNGVAVEAGLVPVDDSIYIEGAESKPFINIIAAQEKDKDNKTYKKIVELYQEDDVAEHIKKTYKDSLIPTFVPVSELH, from the coding sequence ATGAAAAAATCAATCAGTCTAGCAAGTATCGCCATTCTATTATTTACCCTACTATTGAGCGGCTGCTCGGGAAACAGTGCATCCGGCTCAGGTGACAAAGAAGTCGTGAAAGTCGGAGTGAATGGATCTGGGGTTCCGATCTGGGAGTATATGAAAGAGAAAGCAGCGAAGGAAGGGATTGATATCGAGATTGTGGAGTTTGCCGATTACGTGAGGCCGAACCAGGCGCTGGCCGATGGGGATATCGACCTGAACGCCTTCCAGACGATCTCGTATTTTGACTCTTTCGTGGAAGAACATAATCTGGATCTTGTACCGATCGGCTCGACGATCATCGCACCAATGGGCATCTATTCAGAAAAATATAAATCGGTAGAAGACTTACCGAAAGGCAGTACAGTAGCCGTCCCTCAAGAGGCGACGAATCTTGGCCGTGCCCTTCTCCTGTTGGATGAAGCAGGTTTGATCAAACTGAAAGAGGGATTTGATCAGTCACAGGGTCTCGAAGCCATCAAAGAAAACCCGAAAAACCTTGAATTCACACCGGTCGTCGCTGCCCAGACACCAAGGGTACTGCCGGACGTTGCGGCATCGATCATCAATAATGGTGTGGCGGTTGAAGCAGGGTTGGTCCCGGTTGATGACAGCATCTATATCGAAGGGGCGGAATCCAAGCCGTTCATCAATATCATCGCAGCACAGGAAAAAGATAAAGACAATAAGACCTATAAAAAAATCGTCGAGCTCTATCAGGAAGATGACGTAGCGGAACATATCAAGAAAACATACAAAGATTCCCTGATACCGACATTTGTGCCGGTCAGTGAATTGCATTAG
- a CDS encoding M20 family metallopeptidase, which yields MSQPAVITDRKHNILSAVDQLAVKLVSTSHQIHDKPEIGNEEFFASETLTTLLEANGFSIERGVAGHETSFVARKHSGKEGPVIGYLAEYDALPGLGHACGHNIIGTASCGAAIALSSVLDETGGEVVVFGTPAEEGGPNGSAKGSFVKAGLFEGVDACMMVHPFNRTTQTGKTLAVDPLDFEFKGRSAHAAASPEDGINALDGVIQLFNGINALRQHVTDDVRIHGIITHGGDAPNIVPDYAKARFYIRAATREACNEVTKKVRAIAEGSALTTGTKLNVIKIQNEVDHFQLNRRFDQVFQRSIESLGESFDDTERKGLGSSDAGNVSRVVPTIHPYIKIGPESLVVHTNEFREAAKSTEGDRALVIGAKALALTGYELLTDKGLLEEIWKEFGSSK from the coding sequence ATGAGTCAACCAGCAGTGATTACAGATCGTAAACACAACATCCTCTCAGCAGTGGATCAATTGGCTGTGAAACTCGTGTCGACCAGCCATCAGATCCACGACAAACCTGAAATCGGAAACGAAGAGTTCTTTGCTTCAGAGACCTTGACCACCTTACTTGAAGCCAACGGGTTCTCCATTGAACGGGGAGTCGCAGGTCATGAGACTTCCTTTGTGGCACGCAAACATTCAGGGAAAGAAGGGCCGGTCATCGGCTACCTAGCTGAATATGACGCCCTGCCTGGACTAGGTCACGCATGTGGTCACAATATCATCGGGACGGCAAGCTGCGGGGCGGCCATTGCCCTGTCGTCCGTACTCGATGAAACAGGAGGGGAAGTGGTGGTGTTCGGGACTCCTGCTGAGGAAGGCGGCCCCAACGGAAGTGCGAAGGGCAGTTTTGTCAAGGCAGGCTTGTTTGAAGGAGTGGATGCCTGCATGATGGTTCATCCTTTCAACCGCACAACGCAGACAGGGAAAACCCTTGCGGTGGACCCCCTTGATTTCGAATTTAAAGGAAGATCTGCCCATGCGGCAGCTTCCCCTGAAGACGGAATCAATGCCCTCGACGGTGTGATCCAGCTGTTCAACGGCATTAACGCACTTCGCCAGCACGTGACCGATGATGTACGGATCCACGGCATCATCACCCACGGTGGGGACGCGCCTAACATCGTCCCTGACTATGCAAAAGCCCGCTTCTATATACGCGCTGCAACCCGGGAAGCGTGCAATGAAGTCACGAAGAAAGTGAGAGCGATCGCTGAGGGATCCGCACTCACCACAGGAACGAAACTGAATGTCATCAAAATCCAAAATGAAGTCGATCACTTCCAGCTCAACCGTCGTTTCGATCAAGTATTCCAGCGTTCCATCGAGTCACTGGGGGAATCCTTCGACGATACGGAACGAAAGGGACTCGGCTCATCAGACGCCGGAAACGTCAGCCGGGTGGTCCCGACCATCCACCCCTACATCAAAATCGGGCCCGAATCCCTCGTTGTCCACACGAACGAATTCAGGGAAGCGGCTAAATCCACCGAGGGTGACCGTGCCCTTGTGATCGGGGCAAAGGCACTTGCCCTGACGGGGTATGAACTGTTGACGGATAAGGGGCTTTTGGAGGAAATATGGAAAGAGTTCGGTTCTAGTAAATAA
- a CDS encoding toll/interleukin-1 receptor domain-containing protein: MVEELNADKVFISYAWSSPEHEEWVLELAERLESNGVEVVIDKWDSIEGQNLNAFMQRSVNDPSITKVLVVCDELYTNKANGFEGGVGTETVIISNEVYKDIEQTKFVPIIAERGKDGEAYIPTYLKGTKYIDMSSEQSYEDGYEKLIRNLYGKPEHVRPKRGSAPSFLLRDEKKTNLDSRRALNRFRYNVEKKPKNIEIYFNEFLETFIEDFASYTISTSDRDEFINLLFNRLHETLELRNIYNEFLEFYIKEAEEVSEHLLIEFFETLNPVIYTKINGYPIFEGQFDHLKLVMTELMIYTVSILYKYKQYNAIKGLVKNHYLVKGDNDREIDGPIGVFNNYPRVLSEMPIPSSGQKFISNAGQLIIERANYKSISSNDLVQADFLLYFLSYSFDKLEDYFGWHAPTAPYFSTQRIEFMSKLKSKRFFENIKLMFEVSNVSEMKNLVGGFKDYLKQHARSNGRSMFAHNGIINPEEVAKF; the protein is encoded by the coding sequence ATGGTTGAAGAATTAAATGCTGACAAAGTTTTCATTTCTTATGCTTGGTCGAGTCCAGAGCATGAAGAGTGGGTCTTAGAATTAGCGGAACGATTAGAAAGTAATGGCGTAGAAGTGGTTATAGATAAATGGGATAGTATCGAGGGACAAAACTTAAATGCCTTCATGCAGAGAAGTGTAAATGACCCTTCTATAACCAAAGTATTAGTGGTGTGTGATGAACTCTATACGAATAAAGCGAATGGCTTTGAGGGAGGAGTAGGAACTGAGACAGTTATAATCTCTAACGAAGTTTATAAAGATATTGAGCAAACGAAATTCGTTCCGATAATTGCTGAGCGAGGAAAAGATGGCGAAGCATACATACCTACATACCTTAAAGGTACAAAATACATCGATATGTCTTCAGAACAAAGTTACGAGGATGGATATGAAAAATTAATAAGAAATTTGTATGGTAAGCCAGAACATGTTAGACCCAAAAGAGGTTCAGCCCCATCTTTTTTGCTTCGAGATGAAAAAAAAACAAATCTTGATAGTAGGAGAGCACTAAATAGGTTTCGTTACAATGTAGAAAAAAAACCGAAAAACATAGAAATTTATTTCAATGAATTCCTTGAGACCTTTATAGAAGATTTTGCATCTTATACTATATCAACTTCAGATCGTGATGAGTTCATAAATCTACTTTTCAATAGGTTACATGAAACTTTAGAATTACGAAATATTTATAATGAGTTTTTGGAGTTTTATATTAAAGAAGCAGAAGAAGTTAGTGAACATTTATTAATTGAATTTTTCGAGACTCTCAATCCAGTTATATATACTAAAATTAATGGTTATCCAATTTTTGAAGGTCAATTTGATCATTTGAAATTGGTTATGACTGAGCTAATGATTTATACAGTTAGTATCCTATATAAATATAAGCAATATAATGCCATAAAAGGTTTAGTCAAAAATCATTACCTGGTAAAAGGTGATAACGATAGAGAAATAGATGGTCCAATTGGAGTATTTAATAATTATCCAAGGGTTCTGAGTGAAATGCCAATTCCTTCATCAGGGCAAAAGTTTATTTCCAATGCGGGACAACTAATTATTGAAAGAGCAAATTATAAAAGCATATCATCTAATGACTTAGTTCAGGCGGACTTCCTTTTATATTTCCTAAGTTACTCTTTTGATAAATTAGAAGATTACTTCGGATGGCATGCTCCTACTGCCCCTTACTTTTCTACTCAAAGAATTGAATTTATGTCCAAATTAAAATCAAAAAGGTTTTTTGAAAATATTAAACTGATGTTTGAAGTATCTAATGTTAGTGAGATGAAAAATTTAGTAGGAGGATTTAAAGATTATTTGAAGCAGCACGCTAGATCAAATGGACGTTCTATGTTTGCTCATAATGGCATAATAAATCCAGAAGAAGTGGCGAAGTTTTAA
- a CDS encoding DUF692 family multinuclear iron-containing protein encodes MKIAVNYSIEAEQLVKDTIIDVDMFKCPDFSKELIQQAERTKPCYIHFGLNAGSGQLNGVDWRLIKELKNWTQTPYVNVHAVAFSKQYPDYDVLTDKPKHINLMVDAVLRDIEIAGKEVGIENVIVENVICRGRGENMMSSIINPEVLSEIVNKAGCGFLLDTAHAQMTSKCLGLNVKEYISKLPVYNLKELHITGIQEDEHGRLRDSMPMTKADWELASWSLEKIKTGEWQKPWVVALEYGGVGPAFEWRTDKEVLSKQVPEFYEMVKLNQKN; translated from the coding sequence TTGAAGATAGCTGTAAATTACTCAATTGAGGCTGAGCAATTAGTAAAAGACACTATAATTGATGTTGATATGTTTAAATGTCCAGATTTTAGTAAGGAACTTATCCAACAAGCCGAGAGGACAAAGCCTTGTTATATTCATTTTGGTTTAAATGCTGGTAGCGGACAGTTGAATGGGGTCGATTGGAGACTTATTAAGGAATTAAAAAATTGGACTCAAACCCCATATGTAAATGTCCACGCTGTGGCTTTTTCTAAACAGTACCCAGATTATGATGTACTAACTGATAAGCCAAAGCACATTAATTTAATGGTGGACGCAGTTTTACGTGATATTGAAATCGCAGGTAAAGAAGTAGGTATTGAAAACGTGATAGTGGAAAACGTAATCTGCCGAGGGCGGGGTGAAAATATGATGAGTTCAATAATTAATCCCGAAGTTCTCTCGGAAATTGTTAATAAGGCTGGGTGTGGTTTTTTACTTGATACAGCTCATGCACAAATGACTTCTAAATGCCTTGGATTAAATGTAAAAGAATACATATCAAAACTCCCAGTTTATAATTTAAAAGAACTTCATATTACTGGCATCCAAGAAGATGAACATGGACGACTGCGGGACAGTATGCCAATGACAAAAGCTGATTGGGAATTGGCATCTTGGTCCTTGGAAAAAATAAAAACCGGAGAATGGCAAAAACCGTGGGTAGTAGCTCTAGAGTATGGAGGAGTTGGACCAGCGTTTGAGTGGCGTACAGATAAAGAGGTGTTATCTAAACAAGTACCTGAGTTTTATGAAATGGTAAAGCTTAATCAAAAAAATTAG
- a CDS encoding GNAT family N-acetyltransferase: protein MTAKSQEYIAKITEENLINHWMFFKSTQGSKSIESDYFKYVSANPYNRVLYANQSEIEESELEKLLHNEGEPLLWIIGPSTKLSNTDKFFLEENFNLYQEWTGMGLSVNHTKSKNEKRLGFDFKRVNSETELKEWIDVYVEGYQKPIAYKSALYNRYKQIMNSDQDHYHLYIGYFNNKPAVVGSLFMNNGIAGLYCITTAHNMRRKGLATNYLNSILQIASQQGASDCILHATEAGKHIYEKVGFISNSSFQIYAFIGK from the coding sequence ATGACTGCCAAATCTCAAGAATACATAGCAAAAATCACTGAAGAGAATTTAATTAATCACTGGATGTTTTTTAAAAGCACTCAAGGGAGTAAAAGTATTGAGTCTGACTACTTTAAATATGTTTCAGCGAACCCCTATAATCGTGTGTTATACGCAAATCAATCAGAAATAGAAGAAAGTGAATTGGAAAAGCTACTACACAACGAAGGTGAACCTCTATTGTGGATTATAGGTCCATCTACTAAACTCTCCAATACTGATAAATTTTTCTTAGAGGAGAATTTTAACCTTTACCAAGAATGGACTGGGATGGGTTTAAGTGTAAATCATACTAAGTCAAAAAACGAAAAACGTTTAGGTTTTGATTTCAAAAGAGTTAATTCTGAAACTGAATTAAAAGAGTGGATTGATGTTTATGTAGAAGGGTACCAAAAACCAATTGCTTATAAAAGTGCACTTTATAATCGGTATAAGCAAATTATGAACAGTGACCAGGATCATTATCACTTATATATAGGTTACTTTAATAACAAACCAGCAGTGGTAGGATCTTTGTTTATGAATAATGGGATTGCAGGTTTGTATTGTATAACCACTGCCCATAATATGCGGAGAAAGGGACTGGCAACCAATTATCTGAATAGTATATTGCAAATCGCTTCCCAACAAGGTGCTTCAGATTGTATTTTACACGCAACTGAAGCTGGCAAACATATTTACGAAAAAGTAGGTTTTATTTCTAATTCTAGTTTTCAAATCTATGCGTTCATAGGTAAGTGA
- a CDS encoding DUF402 domain-containing protein, which yields MRVLKRKYGNRSEWKRVIKRKYSQSYLDTKEFKGYITLLNIIKVTEPLSVSYGESKVFIVDDGYMWLQQFPLEKNHSVTTMFDANGDIVQWYIDICVRNGIENDIPWMDDLFLDLVLLPSGEIIEKDAEELEDALSKRIIDKNLYDLAWNEVKTIKSLISSANFDLIKLSNSHKEMLFKILK from the coding sequence ATGAGAGTGCTAAAAAGGAAGTACGGAAATCGTTCAGAATGGAAAAGAGTTATTAAAAGGAAATATTCACAATCATATCTCGATACTAAAGAATTCAAAGGCTACATAACTTTACTAAATATAATAAAAGTAACAGAACCATTATCGGTTAGCTATGGAGAAAGTAAAGTATTTATAGTCGATGATGGCTATATGTGGCTTCAACAATTCCCTTTAGAGAAAAACCATTCAGTAACTACAATGTTTGATGCTAATGGGGATATAGTTCAGTGGTATATTGATATATGCGTTCGTAATGGAATAGAAAATGATATCCCTTGGATGGACGATTTATTTTTAGATCTTGTTCTATTGCCATCTGGTGAGATAATTGAAAAGGATGCTGAGGAACTAGAAGATGCATTATCAAAAAGAATTATTGATAAAAATCTTTACGATTTAGCCTGGAATGAAGTAAAAACCATTAAAAGTTTAATAAGTTCAGCTAACTTTGACTTGATAAAATTGTCAAATAGTCACAAGGAAATGTTATTTAAGATTTTGAAGTAG
- the arr gene encoding NAD(+)--rifampin ADP-ribosyltransferase: MSNSYRGEPSDKGPFYHGTKADLKIGDLLTAGGNSNYKPGLKMNHIYFTANANGAGLAAALAKGEGRERVYKIEPTGEFENDPNVTDKKFPGNLTRSYRSQEPLKIIGEETEWVKLTTTERSEWRKKLAKNKGEIIN, from the coding sequence TTGTCAAACTCATATCGCGGTGAACCTTCTGATAAAGGACCATTTTATCATGGGACAAAGGCAGATTTAAAGATTGGTGATTTGCTGACAGCGGGGGGAAATTCAAATTACAAACCTGGGCTTAAAATGAATCACATTTATTTCACTGCTAATGCAAATGGTGCAGGACTTGCAGCAGCATTAGCAAAAGGAGAAGGAAGAGAACGCGTTTATAAAATAGAACCAACAGGTGAATTTGAAAACGACCCCAATGTTACTGACAAAAAGTTCCCGGGTAACTTAACACGATCTTATCGTTCTCAAGAACCTTTAAAAATTATTGGTGAAGAAACTGAGTGGGTGAAACTGACAACTACGGAGCGAAGTGAATGGCGCAAAAAATTAGCCAAGAACAAGGGCGAAATTATTAACTGA
- a CDS encoding aspartate/glutamate racemase family protein, giving the protein MKTIGLIGGMSWESSVKYYKVINEEVKERLGGLHSAKCLLYSVDFEEIERYQAEGDWENAGRALGEVASSLEKAGAEFIVICTNTMHKVIDHVEARINIPVLHIADATANEIQRADMKTVGLLGTTYTMEQDFYKSRIQSNGINVLVPDEEERNTINKVIFEELCLGKMEQSSKDYYKGVIQKLVDRGAEGIILGCTEIGLLIKPDDSEVPLFDTTVIHAMEAVNKALK; this is encoded by the coding sequence ATGAAAACGATTGGTCTTATAGGTGGAATGAGTTGGGAATCCTCAGTAAAGTATTACAAAGTAATCAACGAAGAAGTAAAAGAAAGATTAGGAGGTTTGCATTCAGCAAAGTGTCTATTATACAGCGTTGACTTTGAAGAGATTGAACGCTATCAAGCTGAAGGTGATTGGGAAAATGCAGGTAGAGCATTAGGAGAAGTTGCATCCTCTTTAGAAAAAGCAGGTGCAGAATTCATAGTCATTTGTACAAATACGATGCATAAAGTCATTGATCATGTTGAGGCACGGATCAACATTCCGGTATTACATATTGCGGATGCAACAGCAAATGAAATTCAAAGAGCCGATATGAAAACAGTTGGCTTACTTGGGACTACATATACAATGGAGCAGGATTTTTATAAATCAAGGATTCAATCTAACGGAATTAACGTGTTGGTTCCAGATGAAGAAGAAAGAAACACCATCAATAAAGTTATTTTTGAAGAGTTGTGTTTAGGGAAAATGGAACAATCATCTAAGGATTATTATAAGGGTGTTATTCAAAAATTAGTGGATAGAGGAGCTGAAGGGATCATCTTGGGGTGTACAGAAATCGGATTGTTAATTAAACCGGATGATTCAGAAGTTCCATTGTTTGATACAACCGTTATTCATGCGATGGAAGCAGTAAATAAGGCTCTAAAATAA
- a CDS encoding DUF523 domain-containing protein yields MILVSSCLAGLEVRYNGTHCLNNKIRLMIDQKKALNVCPELLGGFSTPREPAEIIGGDGDDVLDGKAKVIEKSGRDVTDLYITGAYTTLRKAQEYHTTAVVLKEFSPSCGSSMIYNGEFKGKKIPGNGVTTALLKRNGIRVVSEEGLNDLLQEAGY; encoded by the coding sequence ATGATATTGGTAAGTTCTTGTTTAGCGGGATTAGAGGTAAGATATAACGGTACTCATTGTTTAAACAATAAGATAAGGTTAATGATCGATCAGAAAAAGGCATTAAATGTCTGTCCTGAATTACTTGGTGGTTTTTCAACTCCACGAGAACCTGCTGAGATCATTGGTGGTGATGGAGATGATGTCCTGGATGGCAAAGCCAAGGTAATAGAAAAATCAGGTAGGGATGTTACTGATTTATATATAACGGGAGCCTATACTACTTTAAGAAAAGCTCAAGAATACCATACTACCGCAGTCGTTCTAAAAGAGTTCAGCCCCTCCTGTGGAAGTTCCATGATCTATAACGGAGAGTTTAAGGGCAAGAAAATACCTGGGAATGGCGTCACAACCGCTTTACTAAAAAGGAATGGAATACGAGTGGTCTCAGAAGAAGGACTTAATGACTTACTTCAGGAAGCAGGTTATTGA
- a CDS encoding GNAT family protein, with protein MIKNSNSRLSNERLWLREFTMRDWIGVHTYASQEIVCQYQPWGPNTEKDSQDFVNQAIKDSRQKPRTRFIFAIIYDEMVIGAGEFNIRDFTNKVGEIGYIVNPDYWGKGIATEVATLLIDFGFGELKLHRIYATCDPRNIGSSRVLEKVGMTKEGRLREGLLMKDGWRDSSLYSVLEHEWKS; from the coding sequence ATAATCAAAAACAGTAATAGTAGACTCTCAAATGAAAGGTTATGGTTAAGGGAATTTACTATGCGTGATTGGATTGGTGTACATACATACGCATCACAAGAGATCGTTTGTCAATATCAGCCTTGGGGACCAAATACGGAAAAAGACTCGCAGGATTTTGTAAATCAAGCGATAAAAGACTCTAGACAAAAACCAAGAACAAGGTTTATTTTTGCCATTATATATGATGAAATGGTGATTGGAGCAGGAGAGTTTAATATAAGGGATTTCACTAATAAAGTTGGAGAAATTGGCTATATTGTGAATCCGGATTATTGGGGAAAAGGGATAGCGACAGAAGTTGCCACTCTATTAATTGATTTTGGATTTGGAGAACTTAAACTTCATCGTATATATGCAACTTGTGACCCAAGGAACATAGGTTCATCAAGAGTTTTGGAGAAAGTTGGAATGACCAAAGAAGGTAGACTTCGTGAGGGTTTGTTAATGAAAGATGGCTGGCGAGATTCGTCACTATACAGTGTTTTGGAACACGAATGGAAGTCGTAA
- a CDS encoding YafY family protein: MPKIDNMLAILWMLRSGKKVTAQQMSEKLEMNIRTVYRYIDTISTSGVPIVSEPGHNGGYSLLNHFVEAPLFFDVEEQTSLYHAAIFAKEAGYYGGEALDRAISKLSHHSNQEQETKVNQHVTSLEVISRLRPPSMEPLLKELEQAVADGYSVNILYHKSGERPLTDRLVDPYRMIYWNNKWYVIGFCHLRNDIRSFRVDRMERLMPTEIKFNRPENFSARDFFVKNLLPTIEDKEGIMSLVLHGGRSALDDICQHWFLGHYVQERTSNQAVFLLEKEIIHTYVPYLLLPYNTSIRVMEPISLKKRMIEVLSELIEFHQV; encoded by the coding sequence ATGCCCAAAATTGACAATATGCTAGCCATTCTTTGGATGCTTCGTTCAGGTAAAAAAGTGACGGCACAGCAAATGTCAGAAAAGTTAGAGATGAATATAAGGACGGTGTATCGTTATATTGATACCATTTCTACAAGTGGCGTGCCGATCGTTTCAGAACCGGGACATAACGGTGGGTACTCCTTATTGAATCATTTTGTTGAGGCTCCGCTGTTTTTTGATGTTGAGGAACAAACTTCCCTTTATCACGCGGCTATTTTTGCAAAAGAAGCAGGGTATTATGGAGGGGAAGCACTCGATCGGGCAATTTCTAAACTAAGTCACCACTCCAATCAAGAGCAGGAAACAAAGGTCAACCAACATGTAACCAGTCTTGAAGTCATAAGTCGATTACGTCCACCCTCGATGGAACCTTTACTGAAGGAGTTGGAACAGGCCGTAGCTGACGGGTACTCAGTCAACATTCTTTACCATAAAAGTGGCGAAAGGCCATTAACTGATAGATTGGTCGATCCGTACAGAATGATCTATTGGAATAATAAGTGGTATGTAATTGGATTTTGTCATCTTAGGAATGATATCCGCAGTTTTAGAGTCGATCGAATGGAACGTCTAATGCCAACCGAAATCAAGTTTAACCGGCCGGAGAATTTTTCAGCACGCGACTTTTTCGTGAAAAACCTTCTTCCAACGATAGAAGATAAGGAAGGGATTATGTCTTTGGTTCTTCATGGGGGGAGAAGTGCATTGGATGATATTTGCCAGCATTGGTTTTTAGGACATTATGTACAAGAACGCACCTCCAATCAAGCAGTGTTTCTTCTTGAAAAAGAGATCATACATACCTATGTACCTTATTTACTTTTACCGTACAATACATCGATTAGAGTGATGGAGCCTATCAGTCTTAAGAAAAGAATGATTGAAGTTCTGTCGGAATTAATAGAATTTCATCAAGTATGA
- a CDS encoding sigma-70 family RNA polymerase sigma factor: MDKRERDYILDQAMGDYGDELVRLAYTYVKEEHMAKDLAQNAFVKCYNQLEHFRKESELRTWLYRITINECKDYLKSWKCKKVQLVHYIHENTQKYQKSLDQKVVQDSVNQEIKKIVYSLPTKYKEIIYLYYYLSMTIDEISEVTGVNANTVKTRLRRGKKVLKPMMEEAEIYGSH; encoded by the coding sequence ATGGACAAAAGAGAAAGAGATTACATCCTTGACCAAGCCATGGGTGACTATGGTGATGAATTGGTAAGGCTTGCCTATACTTATGTAAAGGAAGAGCACATGGCAAAAGACCTTGCGCAAAATGCCTTTGTCAAATGCTACAACCAACTAGAACACTTTCGAAAAGAATCTGAACTTCGGACATGGCTATACAGAATTACTATAAATGAATGTAAAGATTACTTAAAGAGTTGGAAATGTAAGAAGGTTCAACTGGTGCACTACATACATGAAAATACGCAAAAATATCAGAAATCATTGGATCAAAAAGTCGTTCAAGATTCTGTCAATCAAGAGATCAAAAAGATTGTCTATTCCTTGCCAACAAAATACAAGGAAATCATCTATCTCTATTATTATCTCTCTATGACCATTGATGAAATATCGGAGGTTACTGGTGTGAATGCAAATACGGTAAAAACCAGGTTGAGGAGAGGGAAAAAGGTTTTAAAACCTATGATGGAGGAGGCAGAAATCTATGGATCCCATTAA
- a CDS encoding LCP family protein, with product MDPINFKKTIKLTQESLQFTKQDREEVLKKIHEKNQVKATGTVGVLNKKHLFPVVATLILVSLFLLVFIPSLTGDHRDNQMLSLYNADEKEEDQVTSILVMVAHENMHTDINLLLTVNKRTKKVNVILLPPSLKVPILNADKETLTEDKLTHAFAYGGRPAAVNTVEKALNMPIDYYFMWEREEVEDFLNSMEDIQINVKENIEMKAARGNKYTYYKGMENVSGEEMARILSIDGEHQLPAYFMNKLFSHMLTYVSTSDFKSFRQQGESNVSPEEMKRVFNEMDSLDINTIPLEGFLHSIITDGVFYVELDETFKARLSKKLFEFK from the coding sequence ATGGATCCCATTAACTTTAAGAAGACGATTAAGCTAACCCAAGAGTCGCTTCAATTTACAAAACAAGATCGGGAAGAAGTATTAAAGAAAATACATGAAAAAAACCAAGTAAAGGCTACTGGAACTGTAGGGGTATTGAATAAAAAACACTTATTTCCAGTAGTGGCAACTCTTATACTGGTATCGCTATTCCTTCTTGTGTTTATTCCTTCATTGACAGGTGATCACAGAGATAATCAGATGTTAAGTCTTTATAATGCCGATGAAAAAGAGGAGGATCAGGTGACTTCAATATTAGTGATGGTTGCCCATGAAAACATGCATACGGACATCAACCTTCTCCTTACTGTTAACAAGAGAACAAAAAAGGTAAATGTCATTCTGCTGCCTCCAAGCCTTAAGGTTCCCATCCTTAATGCAGATAAAGAAACCCTAACGGAGGATAAACTGACTCATGCTTTTGCTTATGGGGGTCGTCCAGCTGCAGTAAATACCGTGGAAAAGGCATTGAATATGCCAATTGATTATTACTTTATGTGGGAAAGAGAAGAAGTTGAAGACTTTCTCAATTCGATGGAAGACATTCAGATAAACGTAAAAGAGAATATAGAAATGAAGGCAGCTAGAGGAAACAAATATACTTACTATAAGGGAATGGAAAATGTCAGTGGTGAAGAAATGGCTAGAATCTTATCAATCGACGGGGAACACCAGCTACCAGCTTATTTTATGAATAAACTTTTTTCACACATGCTTACTTATGTTAGTACAAGTGATTTCAAATCCTTTAGGCAACAAGGAGAAAGCAATGTTTCACCTGAAGAAATGAAGAGAGTATTCAATGAAATGGATTCTTTGGATATTAACACGATTCCTCTGGAAGGATTTTTACATTCTATCATAACTGATGGAGTATTCTATGTTGAATTGGATGAAACCTTTAAAGCGCGATTATCAAAAAAATTGTTCGAGTTTAAGTAA